The following are encoded in a window of Manihot esculenta cultivar AM560-2 chromosome 8, M.esculenta_v8, whole genome shotgun sequence genomic DNA:
- the LOC110620975 gene encoding L-galactono-1,4-lactone dehydrogenase, mitochondrial: MFRALSLRRSIQSLHNHRHPSKALAAAAAAAGGPLKDPFYPVRAFSTSTQSSSSDAELRKYLGYTALVLFCGAATYYSFPFPENAKHKKAQLFRYAPLPEDLHTVSNWSGTHEVQTRAFHQPENLQQLEELVKESNEKKAKIRPVGSGLSPNGIGLARAGMVNLALMDKILEVDKEKKTVRVQAGIRVQQLVDGIKDYGITMQNFASIREQQIGGIVQVGAHGTGARLPPIDEQVISMKLVTPAKGTIEISKEKDPELFYLARCGLGGLGVVAEVTLQCVDRQELVEHTFISNMKEIKKNHKKLLSENKHVKYLYIPYTDSVVVVTCNPVSKWRGPPKFKPKYSKDEAIQHFRDLYKESLTKYRTGENAAKSVDDDETDIDQLSFTELRDKLLALDPLNKNHVIKINHAEAEFWRKSEGYRVGWSDEILGFDCGGQQWVSETCFPAGTLARPSMKDLEYIEELKQLIEKQEIPAPAPIEQRWTACSQSSMSPASSSSKDDIFSWVGIIMYLPTMDARQRKEITEEFFHYRHLSQTKLWDKYSAFEHWAKIEVPKDAEELAALQVRLRSRFPVDAYNKARKELDPNRILSNVKLEKLFPLSEAI, encoded by the exons ATGTTCAGAGCACTCTCTCTTAGACGTTCCATCCAATCTCTCCACAACCACCGCCACCCCTCTAAAGCTCtcgccgccgccgccgccgccgcTGGTGGCCCGCTAAAGGACCCGTTTTACCCAGTACGTGCATTCTCAACATCCACTCAGTCTTCTTCTTCAGATGCTGAGCTCCGCAAGTACCTAGGCTACACGGCGCTTGTCCTTTTTTGTGGAGCCGCCACCTATTATTCCTTCCCTTTCCCAGAAAACGCCAAGCACAAGAAGGCCCAACTTTTCCGCTATGCTCCTCTACCTGAGGATCTTCACACTGTCTCCAACTGGAGTGGGACCCACGAAGTTCAGACCCGAGCCTTCCACCAGCCTGAGAATCTCCAACAACTGGAGGAGTTGGTGAAGGAATCTAATGAGAAGAAGGCCAAGATCCGCCCTGTGGGGTCAGGGCTTTCCCCGAATGGGATTGGGCTGGCACGGGCCGGGATGGTAAACTTGGCGCTGATGGATAAGATTCTGGAGGTGGATAAGGAGAAGAAGACTGTGAGGGTTCAAGCTGGGATTAGGGTTCAGCAGTTAGTTGATGGGATTAAAGACTATGGCATTACTATGCAAAATTTTGCCTCCATTAGAGAGCAGCAAATCGGTGGCATTGTTCAG GTTGGTGCACATGGTACTGGTGCGAGATTGCCTCCTATTGATGAGCAGGTAATTAGCATGAAACTTGTTACTCCTGCCAAAGGAACAATTGAGATTTCAAAAGAGAAAGATCCTGAGCTCTTTTATCTAGCCCGCTGTGGTCTTGGGGGCCTTGGAGTGGTTGCTGAAGTCACCTTACAATGTGTGGATAGGCAAGAGCTGGTGGAGCATACATTCATCTCTAACATGAAGGAAATCAAGAAAAACCACAA GAAATTGTTATCTGAGAATAAGCATGTGAAGTACCTATATATTCCATACACTGACAGTGTTGTGGTTGTGACATGCAACCCTGTCTCCAAATGGAGAGGTCCACCCAAATTCAAACCGAAATATAGCAAAGATGAGGCTATACAGCATTTTCGCGACCTTTACAAGGAGTCCCTCACTAAGTACAG GACTGGTGAAAATGCAGCTAAATCAGTCGATGATGATGAAACAGACATAGATCAGCTTTCATTTACAGAGTTGAGAGATAAATTGCTTGCTCTTGATCCTCTTAACAAAAACCATGTCATAAAGATTAATCATGCTGAGGCTGAATTCTGGAGGAAGTCAGAAGGATACAGAGTGGGTTGGAGTGATGAAATCCTGGGCTTTGATTGTGGCGGGCAACAATGGGTGTCGGAAACTTGTTTTCCCGCTGGTACGCTCGCCAGACCAAGCATGAAAGACCTTGAATACATAGAAGAGCTGAAGCAGCTCATAGAGAAACAAGAGATACCTGCACCTGCTCCTATAGAGCAGCGTTGGACGGCTTGCAGCCAGAGCTCCATGAGTCCTGCTTCAAGCTCATCCAAAGATGATATATTCTCATGG GTTGGTATAATCATGTATCTTCCTACAATGGATGCTCGCCAAAGAAAGGAAATTACAGAAGAATTCTTCCACTACAGGCATCTAAGTCAGACAAAGTTGTGGGACAAGTATTCTGCTTTTGAACATTGGGCCAAGATTGAG GTTCCAAAGGACGCGGAAGAGCTTGCAGCTCTGCAAGTACGGTTGAGAAGTCGTTTTCCTGTGGATGCATATAATAAGGCACGCAAGGAATTGGATCCTAACAGAATCCTTTCTAATGTTAAGCTGGAAAAGCTGTTTCCACTCTCAGAGGCTATTTAA